One region of Mycolicibacterium insubricum genomic DNA includes:
- a CDS encoding acetolactate synthase large subunit translates to MNGAQSLIETLVDNGVDVCFANPGTSEMHFVAALDRVPAMRGVLALFEGVATGAADGYARMTGRPAGVLLHLGPGLGNGLANLHNARRAHTPVLVIVGDHATYHKRFDAPLESDIDAVAHTVSSTVIRSASPDAVAADAAAAITAARAGTVATLILPADVSWTDGAQPAVPAAPAPDPGVDREAVAVAAAALRSGEATVILIGGDATSEEGLTAAARIAAATGARLLCETFPARLRRGAGLPALDRLAYLAEGAEAQLAGTIRLILAGAVSPVSFFAYPGRPSDLVPDGCSVTTLAGHRGAAAALTVLADDIAPGVAAPVAEAARPELPTGPLTALSAANVIGALLPDEAIIVDEANTAGLGLPAATAGAPPHDVLTLTGGAIGYGLPAATGAAIAAPDRPVLALQADGSAMYTISALWTHARENLNITTVILNNGAYDILRLELQRVGATSTHAPGPRALDLLDLGRPTLDFVEIARGMGVPARRAITADELAVALTEAFAEPGPHLIEAVVPSLLG, encoded by the coding sequence ATGAACGGTGCCCAATCCCTGATCGAGACCCTGGTCGACAACGGCGTGGACGTCTGCTTCGCCAACCCCGGCACGTCGGAGATGCATTTCGTCGCCGCGCTGGACCGGGTGCCGGCCATGCGCGGGGTGCTCGCGCTGTTCGAGGGCGTGGCCACCGGAGCCGCGGACGGGTACGCGCGGATGACCGGGCGGCCCGCCGGGGTGCTGCTGCACCTGGGTCCCGGACTGGGCAACGGCCTGGCCAATCTGCACAACGCCCGCCGCGCACACACCCCGGTGCTGGTGATCGTCGGCGACCACGCGACCTATCACAAGCGCTTCGACGCGCCGCTGGAATCCGACATCGACGCCGTCGCACATACGGTGTCGTCCACCGTGATTCGCAGTGCAAGCCCCGACGCGGTGGCCGCCGATGCGGCCGCGGCGATCACCGCGGCCCGCGCCGGGACCGTCGCCACGCTGATCCTGCCCGCCGACGTCTCCTGGACCGACGGCGCGCAACCGGCGGTACCGGCCGCCCCGGCACCGGATCCCGGCGTGGACCGGGAGGCCGTCGCCGTGGCTGCCGCCGCGCTGCGCTCCGGCGAAGCGACCGTCATCCTGATCGGTGGCGACGCCACCTCGGAGGAGGGGCTGACCGCCGCCGCGCGGATCGCGGCGGCCACCGGCGCCCGGCTGCTGTGCGAGACCTTCCCCGCCCGGTTGCGCCGCGGCGCCGGGCTGCCCGCCCTGGACCGGCTGGCGTATCTGGCCGAGGGCGCCGAAGCGCAGCTCGCCGGCACCATCCGGTTGATCCTGGCCGGCGCCGTCTCCCCGGTCTCCTTCTTCGCCTACCCGGGCCGGCCCAGCGACCTGGTGCCCGACGGCTGCTCGGTCACCACCCTGGCCGGCCACCGCGGCGCGGCCGCCGCCCTGACGGTGCTGGCCGACGACATCGCCCCCGGTGTCGCCGCACCGGTGGCCGAGGCGGCCCGGCCCGAGCTGCCGACCGGCCCGCTGACCGCGTTGTCGGCGGCCAACGTCATCGGCGCGCTGCTGCCGGACGAGGCGATCATCGTCGACGAGGCCAACACCGCCGGGCTTGGGCTGCCGGCCGCCACCGCCGGCGCCCCGCCGCACGACGTACTGACGCTGACCGGCGGCGCCATCGGCTACGGGCTGCCCGCGGCCACCGGCGCGGCGATCGCCGCCCCCGACCGGCCGGTGCTGGCGCTGCAGGCCGACGGCTCGGCGATGTACACCATCTCCGCGCTGTGGACCCACGCCCGGGAGAACCTGAACATCACCACCGTCATCCTCAACAACGGTGCCTACGACATCCTGCGGCTGGAACTGCAACGTGTCGGCGCCACCAGCACGCACGCGCCCGGACCGAGAGCCCTGGATCTGCTCGACCTCGGCCGCCCGACACTCGATTTCGTCGAGATCGCCCGCGGCATGGGTGTTCCCGCGCGCCGCGCGATTACCGCCGACGAGCTGGCCGTCGCGCTCACCGAGGCGTTCGCCGAGCCGGGCCCGCACCTGATCGAGGCCGTGGTGCCGTCTCTACTCGGCTGA
- a CDS encoding FAD-binding protein, with protein sequence MPDWDEETDVLVAGSGAGGVTGAYTAAREGLSVILVEATDRFGGTTAYSAGGGMWFPVNPVLVRAGTDDTVEDALEYYRAVVGDRTPADLQETYVRAGAPLIAYLEDDEQLKFQLLPWPDYFGAAPKARGDGMRHISAKPLRVSAAPDLRELVRGPLDVDRLGAAVPENYFVGGRALIARFLLAARAYPGFSARLDTALVELVVEDHRVIGAVVEHAGMRRAIRTRRGVLLAAGGFERNDELRERFGVPGSSRDTMGPWGNQGLAHLAGMAAGADTDLMDQAWWSPGLTHPDGRSAFALWFVGGIFVDDDGRRFANESAAYDRLGRAVLAAIDDGSVTLPYWMVYDSSGDNAAGVPPVKATNVSMVDPQRYIDAGLWVTADTLAELAGKIGVPPANLVETVARFNEFAARGVDEDFGRGDEPYDRAFSGGAAPLYPIEQPPFHAAAFGVSDLGTKGGLRTDTAGRVLDTDGAVIAGLYAAGNTMAAPSGTVYPGGGNPIGTSMVFSHLAAMDMANGTRR encoded by the coding sequence ATGCCTGATTGGGATGAAGAGACCGATGTGCTGGTGGCCGGTTCCGGCGCGGGCGGGGTCACCGGTGCCTACACCGCCGCCCGGGAGGGCCTGTCGGTCATCCTGGTCGAGGCCACCGACCGGTTCGGCGGCACCACGGCGTACTCCGCCGGTGGCGGCATGTGGTTCCCGGTCAACCCGGTACTGGTGCGCGCCGGCACCGACGACACCGTCGAGGATGCGCTGGAGTACTACCGCGCCGTCGTCGGTGACCGCACCCCGGCCGACCTGCAGGAGACCTACGTGCGCGCCGGCGCGCCGCTGATCGCCTATCTGGAGGACGACGAGCAACTCAAGTTCCAATTGCTGCCCTGGCCGGACTATTTCGGCGCCGCGCCCAAGGCCCGCGGCGACGGCATGCGCCACATCTCGGCCAAACCGCTGCGGGTCTCGGCGGCCCCGGACCTGCGGGAGCTGGTACGCGGGCCGCTGGACGTCGACCGGCTCGGCGCCGCAGTGCCCGAGAACTACTTCGTCGGCGGCCGAGCGCTGATCGCCCGATTCCTGCTGGCTGCCCGGGCGTACCCGGGGTTCTCGGCGCGCCTGGACACCGCGCTGGTGGAGCTGGTGGTCGAGGATCACCGGGTGATCGGCGCCGTCGTCGAGCACGCGGGGATGCGCCGCGCGATCCGGACGCGCCGCGGTGTGCTGCTGGCCGCCGGTGGCTTCGAGCGCAACGACGAGCTGCGGGAGCGGTTCGGGGTGCCAGGCTCCTCCCGGGACACCATGGGGCCGTGGGGGAATCAGGGTCTTGCACATCTGGCCGGGATGGCAGCCGGGGCCGACACCGACCTGATGGACCAGGCCTGGTGGTCGCCGGGGCTGACCCATCCCGACGGCCGGTCGGCGTTCGCGCTGTGGTTTGTCGGCGGCATCTTCGTCGACGACGACGGGCGCCGGTTCGCCAACGAGTCCGCGGCCTACGACCGGTTGGGCCGCGCGGTGCTCGCGGCGATCGACGACGGTTCGGTGACGCTGCCGTACTGGATGGTCTACGACTCCTCCGGGGACAACGCGGCCGGTGTTCCGCCGGTCAAAGCCACCAACGTGTCGATGGTCGATCCGCAGCGCTACATCGACGCGGGCTTGTGGGTCACCGCGGACACGCTGGCGGAGCTTGCCGGGAAAATCGGTGTGCCACCGGCGAATCTGGTGGAGACCGTGGCCCGGTTCAACGAGTTCGCCGCCCGCGGTGTCGACGAGGATTTCGGCCGCGGCGACGAACCGTATGACCGGGCGTTCTCCGGCGGCGCGGCGCCGCTGTACCCGATTGAGCAGCCGCCGTTTCACGCCGCGGCGTTCGGGGTGTCCGACCTGGGCACCAAGGGCGGTCTGCGCACCGACACCGCAGGCCGGGTACTCGACACCGACGGTGCCGTCATCGCCGGTCTGTACGCCGCCGGCAACACCATGGCCGCGCCGAGTGGCACCGTCTATCCCGGTGGCGGCAATCCGATCGGCACCTCCATGGTCTTCTCCCACCTGGCGGCAATGGATATGGCGAACGGAACGAGGCGATGA
- a CDS encoding acyl-CoA synthetase, whose protein sequence is MALNIADLAEHAIDAVPDRVAVICGDEELTFAELEERANRFAHYLIDRGVKKDDKVGLYCRNRTEIVIAMLGVVKAGAIAVNVNFRYVEAELRYLFDNSDMVALVHERQYADRVAAVLPELPKLKTVIVVEDGSDLDYRRYGGVEFTEALAEGSPERDFPPRSADDIYLLYTGGTTGFPKGVMWRHEDIYRVLFGGTDFATGQPLADEYDLSRQAAANPPMVRYPIPPMIHGATQSATWMALFAGQTTVLTPEFDAAAVWRTIHDRKVNLLFFTGDAMGRPLLDALIEAQGADGQDYDLSSLFLLASTAALFSTSIKEKFLELLPNRVITDSIGSSETGFGGTSIVAKGQSHTGGPRVTIDKSTTVLDDDGNEVVPGSGVRGIIAKRGHIPVGYYKDEKKTAETFRTINGVRYAIPGDYATVEADGSVTMLGRGSVSINSGGEKVYPEEVEAALKGHPDVFDALVVGVPDERYGQHVAAVVQPRDGAAVTLADLDGFVRSEIAGYKVPRSLWLVDEVKRSPAGKPDYRWAKEQTEVRSADETKAAR, encoded by the coding sequence ATGGCCTTGAACATCGCGGACCTTGCCGAGCACGCCATCGATGCCGTTCCGGATCGTGTTGCCGTCATCTGCGGGGACGAAGAACTGACCTTCGCCGAGTTGGAGGAGCGGGCCAACCGGTTCGCGCACTACCTCATCGACCGCGGCGTCAAGAAGGACGACAAGGTCGGCCTGTACTGCCGAAACCGCACCGAGATCGTCATCGCGATGCTCGGCGTCGTCAAGGCCGGCGCCATCGCGGTCAACGTCAACTTCCGCTACGTCGAGGCCGAGCTGCGCTACCTGTTCGACAACTCCGACATGGTCGCCCTGGTGCACGAACGCCAGTACGCCGACCGGGTCGCCGCCGTCCTGCCCGAGCTGCCCAAGCTGAAAACGGTGATCGTCGTCGAGGACGGCTCCGATCTGGACTACCGGCGTTACGGCGGTGTCGAGTTCACCGAGGCGCTGGCCGAGGGATCGCCGGAGCGCGACTTTCCCCCGCGCAGCGCCGACGACATCTACCTGCTCTACACCGGCGGCACCACCGGCTTCCCCAAGGGCGTCATGTGGCGCCACGAGGACATCTACCGGGTGCTGTTCGGCGGCACCGACTTCGCCACCGGCCAACCCCTGGCCGACGAGTACGACCTGTCCCGCCAAGCCGCGGCCAACCCGCCGATGGTGCGCTACCCGATACCGCCGATGATTCACGGCGCCACCCAGTCGGCCACCTGGATGGCACTATTCGCCGGCCAGACCACTGTCCTCACACCGGAATTCGACGCCGCCGCGGTGTGGCGCACCATCCACGACCGCAAGGTCAACCTGCTGTTCTTCACCGGCGACGCCATGGGCCGCCCGCTATTGGACGCCCTGATCGAGGCCCAGGGCGCAGACGGTCAGGACTACGACCTGTCGTCGCTGTTCCTGTTGGCCAGCACCGCCGCACTGTTCTCCACGAGCATCAAGGAGAAGTTCCTGGAGCTGCTGCCCAACCGGGTGATCACCGACTCGATCGGCTCCTCGGAGACCGGCTTCGGCGGCACCAGCATCGTCGCCAAGGGTCAGTCCCACACCGGCGGCCCGCGGGTCACCATCGACAAGAGCACCACCGTGCTCGACGACGACGGCAACGAGGTGGTGCCCGGTTCCGGGGTGCGGGGCATCATCGCCAAGCGCGGCCACATCCCCGTCGGGTACTACAAGGACGAGAAGAAGACCGCCGAGACCTTCCGCACGATCAACGGGGTGCGCTACGCGATCCCGGGGGACTATGCCACCGTCGAGGCCGACGGCTCGGTCACCATGCTGGGCCGCGGCTCGGTGTCGATCAACTCCGGCGGTGAGAAGGTTTACCCGGAAGAGGTCGAGGCCGCGCTCAAGGGCCACCCCGATGTGTTCGACGCACTGGTGGTGGGCGTGCCCGACGAGCGCTACGGACAGCACGTCGCGGCCGTCGTGCAACCCCGCGACGGGGCCGCCGTGACGCTGGCCGACCTGGACGGCTTCGTCCGTTCCGAGATCGCCGGCTACAAGGTTCCGCGCAGCCTGTGGCTGGTCGACGAGGTGAAGCGTTCCCCGGCGGGCAAACCCGACTACCGGTGGGCCAAGGAACAGACCGAGGTCCGTTCCGCCGACGAGACCAAGGCCGCCCGCTGA
- a CDS encoding Rieske 2Fe-2S domain-containing protein, with the protein MTGIREIDTGTPPTRYARGWHCLGLADDFRDGTPHPINAFGTKLVVFADSNGQVHVLDGYCRHMGGDLSQGTIKGDEVACPFHDWRWGGDGKCKLVPYAKRTPRLARTRSWGTTEVNGQLLVWHDPEGSTPEPELTPPTIDGYAEGRWTPWQWNSVLIEGSNCREIVDNNVDMAHFFYIHHAYPTYFKNVIEGHTASQFMESKPRPDFATRDLWEGTYLRSEATYFGPAYMINWLHNDLGPGFTVEIALINCHYPVTQDSFVLQWGVAVQEMPGLPADKAGRLAATLARSFGDGFLEDVAIWRNKTRIENPLLTEEDGPLYQHRRWYQQFYVDAAAVTPDMTERFEQEVDTNHANELWQQEVAANLAARVGSAE; encoded by the coding sequence ATGACCGGCATCCGCGAGATCGACACCGGAACACCGCCGACCCGCTACGCCCGGGGCTGGCACTGCCTCGGGTTGGCCGACGACTTCCGCGACGGCACACCGCATCCCATCAACGCGTTCGGCACCAAGCTGGTCGTGTTCGCCGACAGCAACGGCCAGGTGCACGTGCTGGACGGCTATTGCCGGCACATGGGCGGCGACCTATCCCAGGGCACTATCAAGGGCGACGAGGTGGCCTGCCCGTTCCACGACTGGCGCTGGGGCGGCGACGGCAAGTGCAAACTCGTCCCCTACGCCAAGCGCACCCCGCGACTGGCCCGCACCCGCAGCTGGGGAACCACCGAGGTCAACGGGCAGCTGCTGGTGTGGCACGACCCCGAGGGGTCCACCCCGGAACCGGAACTCACCCCGCCGACCATCGACGGCTACGCCGAGGGCCGCTGGACGCCGTGGCAATGGAATTCGGTGCTCATCGAGGGGTCGAACTGCCGCGAGATCGTCGACAACAACGTCGACATGGCGCACTTCTTCTACATCCACCACGCCTACCCGACGTACTTCAAGAACGTCATCGAGGGCCACACCGCCAGCCAGTTCATGGAATCCAAGCCGCGCCCGGACTTCGCCACCCGCGACCTCTGGGAGGGAACCTATCTGCGTTCGGAGGCAACGTATTTCGGCCCCGCCTACATGATCAACTGGCTGCACAACGATCTCGGACCCGGGTTCACCGTCGAGATCGCGCTGATCAACTGCCACTATCCGGTCACCCAGGATTCCTTCGTGCTGCAATGGGGCGTGGCGGTGCAGGAGATGCCGGGGTTGCCGGCGGACAAGGCCGGCAGGCTGGCGGCCACGCTGGCCCGCAGCTTCGGTGACGGGTTCCTGGAGGACGTGGCGATCTGGCGGAACAAGACCCGCATCGAGAACCCGTTGCTGACCGAGGAGGACGGGCCGCTGTATCAGCACCGCCGCTGGTATCAGCAGTTCTACGTCGATGCCGCCGCGGTCACCCCGGATATGACGGAGCGGTTCGAGCAGGAGGTCGACACGAACCACGCCAACGAGCTGTGGCAGCAGGAGGTCGCCGCCAACCTCGCCGCCCGCGTCGGATCAGCCGAGTAG
- a CDS encoding NAD(P)H-dependent flavin oxidoreductase, translating to MRTALCDRFGIEYPIFVFTPSEKVAAAVSRAGGLGVLGCVRFNDAEDLDAVLDWMDANTDGRPYGVDVVMPAKVPTEGSAVDIDKLIPQGHKDFVAKTLADLGVPPLPGDAGDGVLGWLHSVARSHVEVALRHPIKLIANALGSPPVDVIEQVHAAGVPVAALAGSAKHALRHVENGVDIIVAQGHEAGGHTGEIGSMVLWPEIVDAVGDTPVLAAGGIGTGRQVAAALALGTQGVWMGSAFLTAAEYDLGVRTESGTTVVQEAMLAATSADTVRRRVYTGKPARLLRSRWTDAWDADGAPEPLPMPLQNILVSEAHQRMSLGSDPSAVAMPVGQIVGRMNEIRPVADIVAELVSGFEAATGRLDTIRDR from the coding sequence ATGCGCACCGCCCTGTGTGACAGGTTCGGCATCGAGTACCCGATCTTCGTCTTCACCCCGTCGGAGAAGGTGGCCGCCGCGGTCAGCCGCGCCGGTGGCCTCGGGGTGCTCGGCTGTGTACGGTTCAACGACGCCGAGGACCTCGACGCCGTACTGGACTGGATGGACGCCAACACCGACGGCCGGCCCTACGGCGTCGACGTCGTGATGCCGGCGAAGGTGCCCACCGAGGGCAGCGCCGTCGACATCGACAAGCTGATCCCGCAGGGGCACAAGGACTTCGTCGCCAAAACCCTCGCGGACCTCGGCGTACCTCCGCTGCCCGGAGATGCCGGTGACGGCGTGCTCGGCTGGCTGCACTCGGTGGCCCGCAGCCACGTCGAGGTGGCGCTGCGGCACCCGATCAAGCTGATCGCCAACGCGCTCGGCTCCCCGCCGGTCGACGTCATCGAGCAGGTGCACGCCGCCGGGGTTCCGGTCGCCGCACTGGCCGGCAGCGCCAAACACGCACTGCGGCATGTGGAGAACGGCGTCGACATCATCGTCGCGCAGGGGCACGAGGCCGGCGGGCACACCGGGGAGATCGGTTCCATGGTGCTGTGGCCGGAGATCGTCGACGCCGTCGGTGACACCCCGGTGCTGGCCGCCGGCGGCATCGGCACCGGCCGGCAGGTGGCCGCCGCACTGGCGCTGGGCACCCAGGGTGTCTGGATGGGCTCGGCGTTCCTCACCGCCGCCGAATACGACCTCGGGGTGCGCACCGAGTCCGGCACCACCGTGGTGCAGGAGGCCATGCTGGCCGCCACCTCCGCCGACACCGTGCGCCGGCGCGTCTACACCGGCAAGCCCGCCCGGCTGCTGCGCAGCCGCTGGACCGACGCGTGGGACGCCGACGGCGCGCCCGAGCCGCTGCCCATGCCGCTGCAGAACATCCTGGTCAGCGAGGCCCACCAGCGGATGAGCCTGGGATCGGATCCCAGCGCGGTCGCCATGCCGGTCGGCCAGATCGTCGGACGGATGAACGAGATCCGCCCGGTCGCCGACATCGTCGCCGAGCTGGTGAGTGGATTCGAGGCCGCCACCGGCCGGTTGGACACCATCCGCGACCGGTAG
- a CDS encoding sensor histidine kinase, with translation MSAHEDPSAPAGDPSLFRGLLLQLALRLLLAAFIGTALASQPPDANGPVHWGIFGGYLALIAVWSLWALHAADQSRRTRRPVALVMLCADLAVAAIISMDTGINSAGTWTSDVVQHGLFLVPLIAAAQLDPVVSAAVAVPTVATFFAVSWVDKAANGNEPWSSILARTAIVFGLAAGSVALSWIQQSRTRTIAELAAERARLLREVINLEKRERQTLSERLHDGALQYVLVARQDMDDVRDGSPEGCDRVESALTECSRLLRDVVRELHPEVLARSGLRAAITALADGIAARSDLRVGLDADGWPEDLRTPADHLLYSAAREFSTNAIKHARARRLDFTLRHNGVRAELQISDDGVGIAPERLARSVTDGHIGFDSVRTKVLASGGEFTVAGPPGTTVSISVPAAAVSPAGCPG, from the coding sequence ATGTCGGCACACGAAGACCCGTCCGCACCGGCCGGTGACCCCTCCCTGTTCCGCGGCCTGCTGCTGCAGTTGGCGCTGCGGCTGCTGTTGGCGGCGTTCATCGGTACCGCGCTGGCCTCCCAGCCCCCGGATGCCAACGGGCCCGTGCACTGGGGCATCTTCGGCGGCTACCTGGCCTTGATCGCGGTGTGGAGCCTGTGGGCGCTGCACGCCGCGGACCAGTCCCGGCGCACCCGCCGCCCGGTGGCGCTGGTCATGCTGTGCGCGGATCTGGCTGTGGCAGCGATCATCTCGATGGACACCGGGATCAACTCGGCGGGCACCTGGACCTCCGACGTGGTTCAGCACGGATTGTTCCTGGTCCCGCTGATCGCCGCCGCCCAGTTGGACCCGGTGGTCAGCGCCGCCGTCGCGGTCCCCACCGTCGCCACCTTCTTCGCCGTCAGCTGGGTCGACAAGGCCGCCAACGGGAACGAGCCGTGGTCCTCGATCCTCGCCCGCACCGCCATCGTGTTCGGGCTGGCCGCGGGGTCGGTCGCACTGTCGTGGATCCAGCAGTCCCGGACGCGGACCATCGCCGAGTTGGCCGCCGAGCGCGCCCGGTTGCTGCGCGAGGTGATCAACCTGGAGAAGCGGGAACGCCAGACGCTCTCGGAACGCCTGCACGACGGTGCGCTCCAGTACGTGCTGGTGGCGCGCCAGGACATGGACGACGTGCGGGACGGATCCCCCGAGGGTTGCGACCGCGTCGAATCCGCGCTGACCGAGTGCTCCCGGCTGCTGCGCGACGTCGTGCGTGAACTACACCCGGAGGTACTGGCCCGGTCCGGGCTGCGGGCCGCGATCACCGCGCTGGCCGACGGCATCGCCGCACGCAGCGACCTGCGCGTCGGGCTGGACGCCGACGGCTGGCCCGAGGACCTGCGTACCCCCGCCGATCATCTTCTCTACAGTGCGGCCAGGGAGTTCTCCACCAATGCGATCAAGCACGCCCGGGCCCGGCGGCTGGATTTCACGCTGCGGCACAACGGTGTTCGCGCCGAGCTGCAGATCTCCGACGACGGGGTCGGCATCGCGCCCGAGCGGCTGGCGCGCAGCGTCACCGACGGCCACATCGGGTTCGACTCCGTCCGCACCAAGGTGCTGGCCTCCGGCGGCGAGTTCACCGTGGCGGGCCCGCCGGGCACGACGGTGTCGATCTCGGTCCCGGCGGCCGCCGTCAGTCCAGCCGGGTGCCCGGGGTGA
- a CDS encoding AMP-binding protein, with the protein MPEQRRDIATMLLDRLGDQRLGLRTRERAWTWDEVVRESAARGALAQSLRREGPFHIGVLLPNVADYPLWLGAAALAGATVVGINPTRGNAEMAAEIAHTDCQLIVTDAAGRARLAGLDLDLDLGADRFLVVDEEPYRDAVAAHRVAPAVAPGVGPGTLMLLLFTSGTTGASKAVRCSQGRLAAIAYAATEKFGHVRDDVDYCCMPLFHGNAIMALWAPALANGAAVCLTPSFSASGFLSDVRFFGATYFTYVGKALGYLLATPERPDDADNPLNRGFGTEASPEDQAEFARRFGARLFEGYGSSEGGAVATPDPQAPPGALGRPAHDDVAIVDPATCRDCPRAVTDAHGRVRNPDEAIGEIVDKRGSSGFEGYYRNDEADADRVRNGWYWSGDLGYVDEAGFLYFAGRRGDWIRVDGENISALVIERVLRRHREVVAAGVYGVPDPRSGDQVMAALEVTDPDAFDIGAFADYLVTQDDLGAKGIPRFIRLSRRLPVTGSNKVLKRDLQAQRWHTQDPVYRWVGRGHPTYHRMSGTDCTDLDAEFTRHGRVHHGKNSDA; encoded by the coding sequence ATGCCTGAGCAACGCCGTGATATCGCGACCATGCTGCTGGACCGCCTGGGCGATCAGCGGCTCGGGCTGCGAACCCGGGAGCGGGCCTGGACCTGGGACGAGGTGGTCCGCGAGTCGGCGGCCCGCGGTGCACTGGCGCAGAGCCTGCGCCGCGAGGGACCGTTCCACATCGGGGTGCTGCTGCCCAATGTGGCCGACTACCCGCTGTGGCTCGGCGCGGCGGCGCTGGCCGGGGCCACCGTCGTCGGTATCAATCCGACCCGCGGCAACGCCGAGATGGCCGCCGAGATCGCCCACACCGACTGCCAGCTGATCGTCACCGACGCCGCCGGCCGGGCCCGGCTGGCCGGGCTGGACCTGGACCTGGACCTGGGTGCCGACCGGTTCCTGGTGGTCGACGAGGAGCCCTACCGCGACGCGGTGGCCGCCCACCGCGTCGCGCCCGCCGTCGCGCCCGGGGTGGGGCCGGGCACGCTGATGCTGCTGCTGTTCACCTCGGGCACCACCGGGGCGTCCAAGGCGGTGCGGTGCAGCCAGGGGCGGCTCGCCGCCATCGCCTACGCCGCCACCGAGAAGTTCGGGCACGTCCGCGACGATGTCGACTACTGCTGCATGCCGCTGTTCCACGGCAACGCCATCATGGCGCTGTGGGCCCCGGCGCTGGCCAACGGTGCCGCGGTGTGCCTGACGCCGTCGTTCTCGGCATCCGGATTTCTGTCCGACGTAAGGTTTTTCGGCGCCACGTATTTCACCTACGTCGGCAAGGCGCTGGGCTATCTGCTGGCCACCCCCGAGCGTCCCGACGACGCGGACAATCCGCTCAACCGCGGCTTCGGCACCGAGGCGTCCCCGGAGGACCAGGCCGAGTTCGCCCGTCGGTTCGGCGCGAGACTGTTTGAGGGCTACGGGTCCAGCGAGGGCGGTGCGGTGGCGACCCCCGACCCGCAGGCGCCGCCGGGGGCGCTGGGCCGCCCCGCACACGACGACGTGGCGATCGTCGATCCCGCCACCTGCCGGGACTGCCCGCGCGCGGTGACCGATGCCCACGGCCGGGTGAGAAACCCCGACGAGGCGATCGGCGAGATCGTCGACAAGCGCGGTTCCTCGGGCTTCGAGGGCTACTACCGCAACGACGAGGCCGACGCCGACCGGGTGCGCAACGGCTGGTACTGGAGCGGCGACCTCGGCTATGTCGATGAGGCCGGGTTCCTGTACTTCGCCGGCCGCCGCGGCGACTGGATCCGGGTGGACGGGGAGAACATCTCGGCGCTGGTCATCGAGCGGGTGCTGCGGCGCCATCGCGAGGTGGTGGCCGCCGGGGTGTACGGGGTGCCCGACCCGCGCTCGGGGGACCAGGTGATGGCAGCCCTGGAGGTGACCGACCCCGACGCCTTCGACATCGGTGCCTTCGCGGACTACCTGGTGACCCAGGACGACCTGGGCGCCAAGGGAATTCCGCGGTTCATCAGGCTGTCCCGGCGGCTTCCGGTCACCGGTTCGAACAAGGTGCTCAAGCGCGACCTGCAGGCGCAGCGCTGGCACACACAGGATCCGGTGTATCGGTGGGTGGGCCGCGGACATCCGACCTACCATCGGATGAGCGGGACCGACTGCACCGACCTCGACGCCGAATTCACCCGCCACGGCCGGGTTCACCACGGAAAGAACAGCGATGCCTGA
- a CDS encoding crotonase/enoyl-CoA hydratase family protein, with protein sequence MTASDSQPHALVEQRGHTLIVTMNRPERRNALTGEMLAIMVDAWDRVDADPEIRTCVLTGAGGAFCAGMDLKNADKSAPGDTFKAGYDPTRIDGLLKGRRLTKPLIAAVEGAAIAGGTEILQGTDIRVAGESAKFGISEAKWSLYPMGGSAVRLVRQIPYTIACDLLLTGRHITAAEAREFGLIGHVVPDGTALDKALEIAEVINGNGPLAVQAILKTIRETEGMHENEAFVPDTKNGIPVFLSEDSKEGPRAFLEKRKPLFKMR encoded by the coding sequence GTGACCGCTTCGGATTCTCAGCCGCACGCCCTGGTCGAACAGCGTGGACACACCCTGATCGTGACCATGAACCGGCCCGAGCGGCGCAACGCGCTCACCGGCGAGATGCTGGCGATCATGGTGGACGCCTGGGACCGGGTGGACGCCGATCCGGAGATCCGCACCTGTGTCCTCACCGGGGCCGGCGGCGCGTTCTGCGCGGGGATGGATCTGAAGAACGCGGACAAGTCCGCGCCCGGTGACACCTTCAAGGCCGGCTACGACCCGACCCGGATCGACGGCCTGCTCAAGGGCCGGCGGCTGACCAAGCCGCTGATCGCCGCTGTCGAGGGCGCGGCGATCGCCGGCGGCACCGAGATCCTGCAGGGCACCGACATCCGGGTGGCCGGTGAAAGCGCGAAATTCGGGATCTCCGAGGCCAAGTGGAGCCTCTACCCGATGGGCGGCTCGGCGGTGCGACTGGTCCGCCAGATTCCGTACACCATCGCCTGCGACCTGCTGCTGACCGGACGCCACATCACCGCGGCCGAGGCGCGCGAGTTCGGCCTGATCGGCCACGTGGTGCCCGACGGCACGGCCCTGGACAAGGCGTTGGAGATCGCCGAGGTGATCAACGGCAACGGCCCGCTGGCCGTGCAGGCGATCCTCAAGACCATCCGGGAGACCGAGGGCATGCACGAGAACGAGGCCTTCGTCCCGGACACCAAAAACGGCATCCCGGTGTTCCTGTCGGAGGACTCCAAGGAGGGGCCGCGCGCGTTCCTGGAGAAGCGCAAGCCGCTGTTCAAGATGAGGTAA